A single genomic interval of Pyrus communis chromosome 7, drPyrComm1.1, whole genome shotgun sequence harbors:
- the LOC137740077 gene encoding nuclear-pore anchor-like isoform X1: protein MNTESDAERAMSEHLLTFKDINGLVDQNAQLRSLVQNLSDQLENREMEFKENFEMEIKKHTDEAASRVAAVLQRAEERGCMIESLHTFVNSSRVDGVALKYFSSMQKIIVVQLNYFLQKKELTSSFSLRVLRYCDHGILSKEVHVWYCCYLVICTAIKYDRKYELMWEATRKAQDQAAERVKCLEEDLAKTSYYCHNLGAYYYCDMLQSSSGPEQRQFCSPFWLVCYKLCQPHVFSCLFKKKT from the exons ATGAACACTGAATCTGATGCTGAGAGAGCCATGTCTGAACATCTC TTGACCTTCAAGGACATAAATGGACTAGTTGATCAGAATGCGCAGCTCAGGAGCCTTGTTCAGAATCTTTCTGACCAGCTTGAAAATAGAGAAATGGAGTTCAAG GAGAATTTTGAAATGGAGATCAAGAAACACACTGATGAAGCTGCATCTAGAGTTGCGGCAGTGTTACAAAGAGCTGAAGAACGAGGGTGCATGATTGAATCCCTTCACACCTTTGTAAACTCTTCGCGAGTAGATGGAGTAGCATTaaagtatttttcttcaatgcaaaaaattattgtggtacaacttaattattttttgcagaAGAAAGAACTGACGTCAAGCTTCTCCTTGAGAGTTCTCAGGTATTGTGATCATGGGATATTGTCCAAGGAAGTGCatgtttggtattgttgttACTTGGTAATTTGTACTGCTATAAAATATGATAGAAAATATGAACTAATGTGGGAAGCTACAAGAAAGGCTCAAGACCAGGCTGCAGAACGAGTGAAATGTTTAGAGGAAGATCTGGCAAAGACCAG TTATTATTGTCATAATCTTGGCGCCTACTATTATTGTGACATGTTACAATCGTCGAGCGGACCAGAACAGAGGCAGTTTTGCTCTCCTTTTTGGTTAGTTTGTTATAAGCTCTGTCAACCTCATGTATTTAGTTGCTTATTCAAGAAGAAAACATGA
- the LOC137740077 gene encoding nuclear-pore anchor-like isoform X2 has translation MNTESDAERAMSEHLLTFKDINGLVDQNAQLRSLVQNLSDQLENREMEFKENFEMEIKKHTDEAASRVAAVLQRAEERGCMIESLHTFVNSSRVDGVALKYCDHGILSKEVHVWYCCYLVICTAIKYDRKYELMWEATRKAQDQAAERVKCLEEDLAKTSYYCHNLGAYYYCDMLQSSSGPEQRQFCSPFWLVCYKLCQPHVFSCLFKKKT, from the exons ATGAACACTGAATCTGATGCTGAGAGAGCCATGTCTGAACATCTC TTGACCTTCAAGGACATAAATGGACTAGTTGATCAGAATGCGCAGCTCAGGAGCCTTGTTCAGAATCTTTCTGACCAGCTTGAAAATAGAGAAATGGAGTTCAAG GAGAATTTTGAAATGGAGATCAAGAAACACACTGATGAAGCTGCATCTAGAGTTGCGGCAGTGTTACAAAGAGCTGAAGAACGAGGGTGCATGATTGAATCCCTTCACACCTTTGTAAACTCTTCGCGAGTAGATGGAGTAGCATTaaa GTATTGTGATCATGGGATATTGTCCAAGGAAGTGCatgtttggtattgttgttACTTGGTAATTTGTACTGCTATAAAATATGATAGAAAATATGAACTAATGTGGGAAGCTACAAGAAAGGCTCAAGACCAGGCTGCAGAACGAGTGAAATGTTTAGAGGAAGATCTGGCAAAGACCAG TTATTATTGTCATAATCTTGGCGCCTACTATTATTGTGACATGTTACAATCGTCGAGCGGACCAGAACAGAGGCAGTTTTGCTCTCCTTTTTGGTTAGTTTGTTATAAGCTCTGTCAACCTCATGTATTTAGTTGCTTATTCAAGAAGAAAACATGA